A region from the Bacteroidota bacterium genome encodes:
- a CDS encoding helix-turn-helix transcriptional regulator produces MKIYIKNMVCNRCILVVKNELERIGFKPTHLTLGEVELGREINDAEKETINNHLQTFGFELIDDKKSRLIGQIKSLIIELVHHQNSELKANLSDLLSGKLHHDYTYLSNLFSEVEGTTIEKYFIAQKIEKVKELLVYDELSLSEIAFQLNYSSVAHLSNQFKKVTGLTPSHFKNIKIDKRKPLDEV; encoded by the coding sequence ATGAAAATCTATATCAAAAATATGGTTTGTAATCGCTGCATATTGGTAGTAAAAAACGAATTGGAACGAATTGGCTTCAAACCAACCCACTTGACTTTAGGTGAAGTTGAACTGGGCAGAGAAATTAATGATGCTGAAAAAGAAACTATCAATAATCACTTACAGACATTCGGCTTTGAGTTGATTGACGACAAGAAAAGCAGACTTATTGGACAAATAAAATCATTAATTATTGAATTGGTGCATCACCAAAACAGCGAATTAAAGGCGAATTTATCAGACTTATTAAGTGGCAAATTGCATCACGATTATACCTATTTATCAAATCTGTTCTCTGAAGTTGAAGGCACAACCATTGAGAAGTATTTCATTGCACAAAAAATTGAAAAAGTAAAAGAGTTGTTGGTTTATGATGAGTTATCACTGAGTGAGATTGCTTTTCAACTTAACTACTCAAGCGTAGCACATTTGAGCAATCAGTTTAAAAAAGTAACAGGGCTTACTCCAAGCCATTTTAAGAATATCAAAATTGACAAACGCAAACCATTAGACGAAGTGTAA
- a CDS encoding transposase, translated as MFAPALFLNQKSAYALLFKAAGQALLQCALNPAFLGAQAGAVAILHTWGQTLVYHPHIHMIVPAGGLSEDQMEWKASGKKFFLPVKALSQVFRGILCRLIEHGIANSQIRLPDTTEDFKSLKTQCYSKNWVVYCEKPFSGPHSLIQYLGNYTHRVAISNQRLIQCENEKVSFSYKDYKAASMRKIISLDVNEFIRRFMQHVLPEGFYKIRYFGFMAMCNMKEKLARCIELIDKATFLPALVGLTALEVWRNITGNDTLLCPKCKTGIMKPVPAEVAGMLKPG; from the coding sequence CACCAGCTCTTTTCCTGAATCAGAAAAGTGCATACGCTTTACTTTTCAAGGCTGCCGGACAAGCCCTGTTGCAGTGTGCCCTGAACCCCGCGTTTCTGGGTGCACAAGCCGGGGCGGTAGCCATCTTGCATACCTGGGGACAAACACTGGTGTACCATCCGCACATACACATGATTGTCCCGGCAGGAGGGCTTTCAGAGGATCAAATGGAATGGAAAGCATCGGGTAAAAAGTTCTTCCTCCCGGTAAAAGCCCTTAGCCAGGTATTCCGTGGCATACTTTGCAGGCTCATTGAACATGGCATTGCTAACAGCCAGATTCGTTTACCGGATACAACTGAGGATTTTAAATCATTGAAAACCCAATGCTACAGCAAAAACTGGGTGGTGTACTGCGAAAAACCCTTTTCAGGCCCACACAGCCTGATTCAATACCTGGGCAATTACACCCATAGGGTTGCTATCTCAAATCAAAGACTGATACAGTGTGAAAATGAAAAAGTCAGTTTCTCTTACAAAGATTATAAGGCAGCAAGTATGAGAAAAATAATCTCGCTTGATGTAAATGAGTTCATCCGCCGCTTTATGCAACATGTGTTGCCAGAGGGATTCTATAAAATCAGGTATTTCGGATTTATGGCCATGTGCAACATGAAAGAAAAGCTTGCCAGGTGTATTGAGCTTATTGATAAAGCTACTTTCCTGCCGGCGCTTGTGGGATTAACGGCTTTGGAAGTATGGCGCAACATCACAGGTAATGACACCTTGCTCTGCCCAAAATGTAAAACCGGAATCATGAAACCTGTACCTGCTGAGGTTGCCGGTATGTTGAAACCCGGATAG
- a CDS encoding TolC family protein, whose amino-acid sequence MLIIVYSSNAFGQTLNDYLLIAAENNPNLKSKYFQYQAALERVPQVGSLPDPQLGFSFFIMPMERYMGNQIGSISLMQMFPWFGTLGAAKNEMTFMAKAKFEEFNEAKSMLFYEVRANWYALQLLEKEIAITKENIELLKTMEQIALTRFKSGGQSSNNSGGSGNMRSSNNANNNNSNSGMGGMNMQGQSSSPNSPTRNMPPMNEMGNMSSSGSMIDVLRVQMEINELQNNLALLQDSKIPLLARFNQLLNRERNELVIFSDSIMAATIPVALNEIPDSIKNNNPMLKMLEQDEQAFIAQGKMNQKMGLPMIGVGLQYEIFQPRVNSESMMNGRNMLMPMATVTIPLWRKKYTASVRESDFMRQAIVEQKQDVSNQLMVNYEDALKDFKDANRRVKLYQEQTSIANQALNILIVQYSTEGSNFEEVLRMQQQLLDYRLKYLDALIDGNIAVAMMERLMGR is encoded by the coding sequence TTGCTAATCATTGTTTATTCAAGTAATGCCTTTGGACAAACATTGAATGACTATTTATTGATTGCTGCTGAAAACAACCCGAATTTGAAATCAAAATATTTTCAATATCAGGCAGCCTTGGAGCGGGTACCTCAAGTTGGCTCGCTTCCTGACCCGCAATTGGGTTTTAGTTTCTTCATTATGCCAATGGAAAGGTATATGGGGAACCAAATAGGCTCAATTTCCCTGATGCAAATGTTTCCTTGGTTTGGAACATTAGGAGCAGCCAAAAATGAAATGACATTTATGGCAAAGGCAAAATTTGAAGAATTCAATGAAGCTAAATCAATGCTTTTTTATGAAGTTCGGGCGAATTGGTATGCATTGCAATTATTGGAAAAAGAAATTGCCATTACTAAAGAAAATATTGAATTGCTAAAAACAATGGAGCAAATCGCTCTTACCCGATTCAAGAGCGGTGGACAAAGCAGCAACAATTCCGGAGGTTCAGGAAATATGAGAAGTTCTAACAATGCAAACAACAATAATTCGAACAGCGGAATGGGTGGAATGAATATGCAAGGACAATCATCATCACCAAATTCTCCTACCCGAAATATGCCCCCAATGAATGAAATGGGAAATATGAGTAGTAGCGGTAGTATGATAGATGTATTGCGTGTTCAAATGGAAATCAACGAACTACAAAATAATCTTGCTTTGTTGCAAGATAGTAAAATTCCACTTTTAGCACGTTTCAATCAGTTGCTAAATCGAGAAAGGAATGAACTCGTTATATTTTCTGATTCAATTATGGCAGCAACTATTCCGGTTGCACTCAATGAAATCCCCGACAGCATTAAAAACAATAATCCAATGCTAAAAATGTTGGAGCAAGATGAACAAGCATTCATTGCCCAAGGTAAAATGAATCAAAAAATGGGCTTGCCAATGATTGGTGTTGGATTGCAATACGAAATATTTCAGCCGAGAGTCAATAGCGAAAGTATGATGAACGGACGAAATATGTTGATGCCAATGGCAACTGTAACTATCCCATTATGGCGAAAGAAATATACTGCCTCCGTTCGTGAGTCTGACTTTATGCGTCAAGCTATTGTTGAACAAAAACAGGACGTAAGCAATCAATTGATGGTGAATTATGAAGATGCCTTGAAAGATTTTAAAGATGCTAACCGCAGGGTAAAACTGTATCAAGAACAGACCTCAATAGCAAATCAAGCATTAAATATTTTGATTGTGCAATATTCAACCGAAGGCAGTAATTTTGAAGAAGTGCTGAGAATGCAACAGCAACTTTTGGATTACCGATTAAAATACTTGGACGCACTTATTGATGGAAACATTGCCGTTGCAATGATGGAAAGATTGATGGGGCGTTAA
- a CDS encoding copper-translocating P-type ATPase, producing MATNNNEILIPLEGVESEHCALIVDKGIAQIKGVSSHRVELNNKRAVIQTTNQETVSEAVKTIRDLGYDVTTVKKSFPVLQMTCASCAVSVESMLKAQQGVIDASVNYANAKVSIEFIPGIVQTESLRSAVQSIGYDLLIDESASNDETVENIQKEKFIKLKKKTYWALALSTPVVIIGMFFMNIPYANEIMWVFSTPVILWLGRDFYINAWKQAKHRSANMDTLVALSTGVAYVFSVFNTLFPHFWHERGLHAHVYFEAAAVIIAFILLGKLLEEKAKGNTSSAIKKLMGLQPKTVTIVHDGGHQMQIPIEQVAIGNTLLVKPGEKIAVDGTVVNGNSYVDESMLSGEPVPVLKNEDDKVFAGTINQKGSFHFRADKVGSETMLAQIIKMVQDAQGSKAPVQKLVDKIAGIFVPIVILIAIAAFIVWNVFGGDNAFTQGLLALITVLVIACPCALGLATPTAIMVGVGKGAEKGILIKDAESLELAKKVNAVILDKTGTITVGRPIVTNDFWADENAELKQILYSIEKQSEHPLAEAVVTHLNQQSLFTISGFESITGKGAKAQANGETYFIGNRRLVEENKISIDKPISEKAHQWGKEAKTVIWFANSQEVVAVLAIADQVKATSQKAIQELQQSGIEVYMLTGDNQTTAKAVSEKVGIKHFKAEVLPEQKADYVKELQAKGKVVAMVGDGINDSTALAQADVSIAMGKGSDIAMDVAKMTIISSDLAKIPEAIRLSKSTVSTIKQNLFWAFIYNLIGIPIAAGILYPINGFLLNPMLAGAAMALSSVSVVSNSLRLKYKK from the coding sequence ATGGCAACAAATAATAATGAAATACTGATACCACTTGAAGGAGTTGAAAGCGAACATTGTGCCTTAATAGTGGACAAAGGGATTGCCCAAATTAAGGGAGTTTCATCTCATCGGGTCGAACTCAACAACAAAAGGGCTGTTATTCAAACTACCAATCAAGAAACAGTTTCAGAAGCCGTTAAAACCATTCGTGATTTGGGTTATGATGTAACTACGGTTAAGAAATCATTTCCTGTATTGCAAATGACCTGTGCATCCTGTGCTGTAAGTGTTGAAAGTATGTTGAAAGCCCAACAAGGTGTAATTGATGCAAGTGTGAATTATGCCAATGCTAAGGTTTCCATTGAATTTATCCCCGGAATTGTTCAAACCGAAAGTTTACGCAGTGCAGTACAAAGTATTGGCTATGATTTATTGATTGATGAATCTGCTTCAAATGATGAAACCGTAGAAAATATTCAGAAAGAAAAATTCATCAAACTCAAAAAGAAGACTTACTGGGCTTTGGCGCTTTCAACGCCAGTTGTCATCATTGGTATGTTCTTTATGAATATACCTTATGCCAACGAAATAATGTGGGTTTTCAGCACACCTGTTATTTTATGGTTGGGCAGAGATTTTTACATCAATGCGTGGAAACAAGCCAAACATCGTTCTGCTAATATGGACACCTTGGTAGCATTAAGCACCGGAGTTGCCTATGTTTTCAGCGTATTCAACACATTGTTTCCCCATTTTTGGCACGAAAGGGGCTTACACGCACACGTGTATTTTGAAGCGGCTGCGGTTATTATCGCTTTTATTTTATTGGGTAAACTTTTAGAAGAAAAAGCCAAAGGCAACACTTCATCAGCCATTAAAAAACTGATGGGCTTACAGCCTAAGACTGTTACTATTGTTCACGATGGCGGGCATCAAATGCAAATCCCTATTGAGCAAGTTGCTATTGGAAACACGCTTTTGGTAAAGCCCGGAGAAAAAATTGCCGTGGACGGAACAGTGGTAAATGGAAATTCATACGTGGACGAAAGTATGTTGAGCGGTGAGCCTGTTCCTGTTTTAAAGAATGAAGATGACAAAGTCTTTGCCGGAACAATTAACCAAAAAGGCAGTTTCCATTTCAGAGCAGATAAAGTAGGTAGCGAAACAATGCTTGCTCAAATCATCAAAATGGTGCAAGATGCTCAGGGCAGCAAAGCTCCAGTTCAGAAGTTAGTTGACAAGATTGCCGGAATATTTGTGCCAATAGTGATTCTGATTGCCATTGCTGCATTTATTGTTTGGAATGTATTTGGCGGAGACAATGCTTTTACACAAGGTTTATTGGCATTGATAACAGTATTGGTCATTGCTTGTCCCTGTGCCTTAGGTTTAGCAACTCCAACTGCAATAATGGTAGGAGTAGGCAAAGGAGCGGAAAAAGGAATACTCATTAAAGATGCCGAAAGTTTGGAATTGGCTAAAAAAGTAAATGCAGTAATACTCGATAAAACAGGAACTATTACAGTAGGGAGACCAATCGTAACGAATGATTTTTGGGCAGACGAAAACGCTGAACTGAAACAAATTCTTTACAGCATTGAGAAACAATCTGAACACCCGTTGGCAGAAGCTGTGGTTACTCATCTAAATCAACAGAGTTTGTTCACAATTTCAGGTTTTGAAAGCATAACAGGTAAAGGGGCAAAAGCTCAAGCCAATGGTGAAACCTATTTTATTGGAAACAGAAGACTCGTTGAAGAAAATAAAATCTCTATTGATAAGCCAATTTCAGAAAAAGCCCATCAGTGGGGCAAAGAAGCCAAAACAGTGATTTGGTTTGCCAATTCACAAGAAGTAGTAGCAGTATTAGCCATTGCCGACCAAGTGAAAGCTACTTCGCAAAAAGCCATTCAGGAACTGCAACAATCAGGTATTGAAGTGTATATGCTTACCGGAGACAATCAAACCACCGCCAAAGCAGTTTCTGAAAAAGTTGGAATTAAACATTTCAAAGCCGAAGTGTTACCCGAACAAAAAGCCGACTATGTAAAAGAATTGCAAGCCAAAGGTAAAGTAGTGGCAATGGTTGGCGATGGTATCAACGACAGCACTGCCTTAGCACAAGCTGATGTAAGTATTGCAATGGGTAAAGGCAGCGATATTGCAATGGATGTAGCAAAAATGACCATCATATCGTCTGACCTTGCAAAAATACCTGAAGCAATTCGCTTATCTAAATCCACAGTGAGCACCATCAAACAAAACTTGTTCTGGGCGTTTATTTACAATTTGATAGGTATTCCGATTGCGGCAGGTATTTTATACCCGATTAACGGCTTTTTACTCAACCCAATGTTGGCAGGTGCAGCTATGGCTCTGAGTAGCGTAAGTGTAGTTAGTAATAGTTTGAGATTGAAATATAAAAAGTAG
- a CDS encoding heavy-metal-associated domain-containing protein, whose translation MNTNNKTLKFKTNINCGGCVAKVTPFLNDADGICHWEVDTTNRDKILSVHSEGITEEEVIQKVQDAGFKIETLKSE comes from the coding sequence ATGAATACAAACAATAAAACACTCAAATTCAAAACCAATATCAACTGCGGTGGATGTGTGGCTAAGGTTACACCATTTCTCAACGATGCAGATGGTATTTGCCATTGGGAAGTGGATACAACCAATAGAGACAAAATTCTTTCTGTGCATTCAGAAGGTATTACCGAAGAAGAAGTGATACAGAAGGTGCAGGATGCGGGGTTTAAAATTGAAACATTAAAATCAGAATAA
- a CDS encoding efflux RND transporter permease subunit produces the protein MKLNALIKFFLENKLVTALLLVLFVGWGIVTAPFNWNVDFLPRDPVPVDAIPDIGENQQIVFTEWMGRSPQDVEDQITYPLTTALLGLPGVTSVRSTSMFGLSFIAIIFNEDVEYYWSRTRVLEKLNSLSSNMLPEGVSPTLGPDATALGQVYWYTLEGRDENGKPAGGWDAHELRSIQDYYVKLGLMSSDGVSEVASIGGFVKEYQVDLDPVAMKAHDVSMMMVMEAIRNSNLDIGANTVEMNLVEYYVRGLGYVKNLNEIEQAVVKVTNNIPIRIKDIAKVNIGPAPRGHSGFLDKGGVEAVGGVVIARYGDNPLKTIQNVKDKISEISPGLPSKTLEDGTVSKVTIVPFYDRTELIYETLGTLNEAISLQILITIIVIIIMVFHLRASLMISALLPLAVLMCFIMMKYFNVDANIVALSGIAIAIGTMVDLGIILSENILRHKDEAPPEQPLLTTVYNASTEVSSAILTAVSTTIVSFLPVFTLQAAEGKLFGPLAYTKTFALVAALIITLFMMPAFAHWLFSLKTSRKLYRLALNLLLIVFGIFVLWWSVWAGTVMLLLGVNNLLANLGEQQKLPSPNLNNLFTKHHNSFTIAIVAIAVSWLLATEWMPLGVSNSLLLNFIFIALILGLVLGGFQLFIKYYPVILNWCLDNKKKFLLLPVLIILLGVNIWLGFDKVFGFIPKMTEKAGWNIRATSVWSSLSHTFPGLEKEFMPALDEGSFLLMPTSMPHSGVEANIKNVQQLDMRVQSIPEVEMVVGKAGRVESALDPAPVSMFENIILYKTEYINDENGYPIRFKVDKDGQFVKDEKGELIKDKNGQYFRQWRDHIKTPDDIWNEIVNATNDIPGVTSAPKLQPIETRLVMLQTGMRAPMGIKVFGPDLKSIEDFSLEIEQLLKQVPSVKPEAVYADRSLGKPYLEIDIDRKAIARYGLNIADVQMYLEVALGGMPLTTTVEGRERYNIRARYAREWRDNPEVMKKVLIPTPTGQQIPLGELAVIEYRPGPMMIRGENTFLVGYVLLDKKDGFSEVTVVEDADNFLKDKIASGELRVPSGVSYQFSGSYENQVRAEKRLAIVVPLVLAVIFLILYFQFRSATTSFMIFSAIALSFAGGFVMLWLYGIDSFMDFSLFGTNLRELFQMKTYNLSVAVWVGFIALFGIATDDGVVISTYLMQSFKKHKPENISEIRKAVLDAGLKRVRPCLMTTATTLLALLPILTSSGRGADIMIPMAIPAFGGMAVALITLFVVPVLYAAREEYKIKRATK, from the coding sequence ATGAAACTCAATGCCCTCATAAAATTTTTCCTTGAAAACAAATTAGTAACAGCACTATTGCTGGTGCTTTTTGTGGGTTGGGGCATTGTAACTGCTCCGTTTAACTGGAATGTGGATTTTCTACCGAGAGATCCTGTTCCGGTGGATGCCATTCCCGACATTGGCGAAAATCAACAGATTGTTTTTACTGAATGGATGGGCAGAAGTCCGCAGGATGTAGAAGACCAAATTACCTATCCGCTTACTACGGCACTGTTAGGTTTACCGGGAGTAACTTCTGTGCGAAGCACTTCAATGTTCGGTTTATCTTTCATTGCCATTATTTTTAATGAAGATGTAGAATATTACTGGAGCAGAACACGGGTATTAGAAAAACTCAATTCGCTTTCTTCCAATATGCTACCCGAAGGGGTTTCTCCTACTTTAGGTCCTGATGCCACTGCACTGGGACAGGTATATTGGTATACTTTAGAAGGTAGAGACGAAAACGGCAAACCAGCGGGTGGATGGGATGCCCACGAATTGAGAAGCATTCAGGATTATTATGTAAAACTCGGGTTAATGTCTTCCGATGGTGTTTCGGAGGTAGCATCTATTGGTGGTTTTGTAAAGGAATACCAAGTTGACCTTGACCCTGTAGCAATGAAAGCCCACGATGTGAGTATGATGATGGTAATGGAAGCCATTAGAAATAGTAATCTTGACATTGGTGCAAATACCGTTGAAATGAACTTGGTGGAATACTATGTTCGTGGCTTGGGATATGTCAAAAACCTGAATGAGATTGAACAAGCGGTTGTAAAAGTAACCAATAATATTCCTATTCGAATTAAAGATATTGCCAAAGTAAACATCGGTCCTGCTCCTCGCGGACATAGTGGTTTTTTGGATAAAGGCGGTGTAGAAGCCGTGGGTGGTGTGGTGATTGCCCGTTATGGCGACAATCCTTTGAAAACTATTCAGAACGTCAAAGACAAAATCAGTGAAATAAGTCCGGGATTACCTTCTAAAACTCTGGAAGATGGCACGGTTTCAAAAGTTACCATTGTGCCGTTTTACGACCGAACCGAATTGATTTACGAAACGCTCGGAACGCTCAATGAAGCTATCAGTTTACAAATCCTGATTACCATCATTGTAATCATCATTATGGTGTTTCACTTACGGGCATCTTTAATGATTTCGGCACTTTTACCGCTTGCTGTTTTGATGTGTTTCATAATGATGAAGTATTTCAATGTGGATGCCAATATTGTAGCACTTTCAGGAATTGCTATTGCCATTGGAACAATGGTCGATTTAGGAATAATTCTTAGTGAGAATATTTTACGACACAAAGATGAAGCACCTCCTGAACAGCCTTTATTGACAACCGTTTACAACGCATCAACAGAAGTTTCTTCTGCAATTCTCACAGCCGTTTCCACTACCATTGTGAGTTTCCTTCCTGTATTTACTTTGCAAGCTGCCGAAGGTAAACTATTTGGCCCATTGGCTTATACCAAAACCTTTGCATTGGTAGCGGCTTTAATTATTACTCTGTTTATGATGCCGGCTTTTGCCCATTGGTTGTTTTCACTCAAAACATCACGAAAGTTGTATCGATTAGCATTGAACTTACTTCTTATTGTGTTTGGTATTTTCGTTTTATGGTGGTCTGTTTGGGCAGGAACAGTGATGTTACTTTTAGGAGTAAATAATCTACTGGCAAATTTGGGAGAACAACAGAAACTACCTTCTCCAAATCTCAACAATCTATTTACAAAGCATCACAATTCGTTTACAATTGCTATTGTAGCCATCGCTGTTTCTTGGCTATTAGCAACGGAATGGATGCCTTTGGGGGTGTCAAATAGTTTACTGCTGAATTTCATTTTTATTGCTTTAATACTTGGATTGGTTTTAGGTGGTTTTCAATTGTTTATCAAATATTATCCAGTCATATTAAACTGGTGCTTGGACAATAAAAAGAAATTTTTGCTTCTACCTGTCCTCATCATTCTGCTAGGCGTAAATATTTGGTTGGGCTTTGATAAAGTTTTTGGTTTCATTCCTAAAATGACCGAAAAGGCAGGATGGAACATTCGCGCCACTTCGGTTTGGAGTTCCTTATCACACACCTTTCCGGGATTGGAAAAAGAATTTATGCCTGCATTGGATGAAGGCTCTTTTTTGTTGATGCCTACATCAATGCCACATTCGGGCGTAGAAGCCAATATCAAAAATGTTCAGCAGTTGGATATGCGAGTTCAATCAATACCCGAAGTAGAAATGGTTGTAGGAAAAGCGGGGCGTGTAGAAAGCGCTTTAGACCCAGCTCCTGTTTCAATGTTTGAAAATATCATTCTTTATAAAACCGAATACATCAACGATGAAAATGGCTATCCGATAAGGTTTAAAGTGGATAAAGACGGTCAATTTGTAAAAGATGAAAAAGGCGAATTAATAAAAGACAAAAACGGTCAATATTTCCGACAATGGCGTGACCATATTAAAACCCCTGATGATATTTGGAATGAAATTGTCAATGCTACAAATGATATTCCCGGAGTAACATCGGCCCCAAAGCTACAACCCATTGAAACCCGTTTGGTAATGCTTCAAACCGGAATGAGAGCACCAATGGGAATAAAGGTTTTTGGTCCTGATTTAAAGAGTATCGAAGACTTTAGTTTAGAGATTGAACAATTGCTGAAGCAAGTCCCATCGGTTAAACCCGAAGCCGTTTATGCAGACCGAAGCTTGGGAAAACCCTATTTAGAAATTGATATTGACCGCAAAGCAATTGCCCGTTATGGCTTGAATATAGCTGATGTTCAAATGTATTTAGAAGTGGCTTTGGGCGGAATGCCGTTAACAACGACCGTTGAAGGAAGAGAGCGTTATAACATCCGTGCAAGATATGCAAGAGAATGGCGGGACAATCCCGAAGTGATGAAAAAGGTTTTAATCCCAACACCCACAGGACAACAAATTCCACTTGGCGAATTGGCTGTAATTGAATATCGTCCCGGTCCTATGATGATTCGGGGTGAAAACACTTTTTTGGTTGGATATGTTCTTTTGGATAAAAAAGATGGTTTTTCAGAAGTAACAGTAGTGGAAGATGCCGACAATTTCCTGAAAGACAAAATTGCCTCGGGTGAATTGAGAGTGCCATCGGGTGTGAGTTATCAGTTTTCGGGAAGCTATGAAAATCAAGTAAGAGCAGAAAAGCGATTAGCTATAGTAGTGCCTTTGGTTTTGGCTGTGATTTTCCTGATTCTCTATTTTCAATTCCGTTCTGCAACAACTTCGTTTATGATTTTTTCGGCAATTGCTCTGTCATTTGCAGGTGGTTTTGTGATGCTTTGGTTATATGGCATTGATTCATTTATGGACTTTTCACTTTTCGGAACCAATTTGCGAGAATTGTTTCAAATGAAAACATACAATTTAAGTGTTGCGGTTTGGGTCGGTTTTATTGCATTGTTCGGAATAGCAACTGATGACGGTGTAGTAATTTCAACTTATCTGATGCAAAGTTTCAAAAAACATAAACCTGAAAACATATCCGAAATAAGAAAAGCTGTTTTAGATGCTGGATTAAAACGAGTAAGACCGTGTTTAATGACTACAGCCACTACCCTTTTGGCGTTGTTACCTATTCTTACGTCTTCCGGTCGTGGTGCTGATATTATGATACCAATGGCAATACCCGCCTTTGGCGGAATGGCAGTGGCTTTAATTACACTATTTGTTGTGCCTGTTTTGTATGCTGCACGAGAAGAATATAAAATAAAAAGAGCTACAAAATGA